The Laspinema palackyanum D2c genome includes the window TGGCGACGGAGTAAGGTGGAAGCGATGGGCAGGGGGTGGGTTGGGAGGATTTGGCAGCGCAGGTGAATCTGTCGGGTTTTGAAGGCGATCGCAACTTGTTGGCAAATCTTCTGAGTTTTGATCAGTGCAGTGTTCTCTGGGAGGTTCGAGGGATTTGTACCTACGGTGGGGTTTAATTTAGGTTGTCCTTCCTGAAGGTTTAGGGGGGAGATTTCTATGAACAAGGGAGTTTCTTTGGGGTAATTGTCTGGGGGTGGGGATGCCGAGCGCGGTGCAACCAACCATTCAAAAGTCTCAACCAGTTCCGCAGCACGATACCATTTCGGCAGGGTAGAAAAGGCATCGGCCCCAATAATCCAATACCACTGGCTATTTGGATAGTGCTGTTGGAGGGTTTGTCCGGTGACGATCGCATACCCGGCTTTGGGGTCCTCTGGGGGGGGCGGACCTAGACAAAACGCTGGTTCTGGGGCGATCGCCAACTGCACCATTGCTTGGCGATGCTCAAACTCTATCCGCGTTTGCTGACGGGGATCGCGCTTGTGGCGATCGGTAACCCATATAATCTGGTTTAATCCCGCTTGAGCTAAAGCACCATAAGCGATTCCCAAATGCCCCCAATGAATCGGGTCAAAGGTTCCGCCCAAAATCGCTCTTTTTTTGATCCGCTGAGGTTGCATTCTTTCCCGTAAACTTTGTTTGACAGTGGCTATTCAAACAGAGCGGTCATTTTTAGTTGGATTGGAGGGTCCGAAGGTGACCAATCCTGGCAATCATAACCCGCTATGATTTTCTCTGCGTGCTTTTTAATGGTATTTTTTCCGGAAATACCCTAGCAACCGATGGAGGCACTTGTGCGATCGGAAGACTGCTTTCCCCTTTGTTCTGCTACGTTTCAGGAGCGTACTTTTACCTAACTTAGGTGAGATTTTTCACTCACTTGGTGGATTCATGAGTTATTTTCCGTTTTTCTTGACCATCGGTTATGGTAAACACACCCAAAACGTTTAACCCTAGAAAAATCTCGGGAAAAGACTACGGATCGGGTGTATTCGACACTAGAATCGAAAAATGCTTCTTCAGGGAGAGCGCTCAATTTCTGTTATGACTGTATCGTACAAAAACAATTCTTGATATGATATCGCGTGTTATTGGCGTGGTGTGGTGTGTAAGGAGCTTACAATGCACAATTCTATCGATCTAAGTGGCAAACCCTTTCATTTCATCGGCATCGGTGGAATCGGAATGTCAGCGCTTGCCTACATTTTAGCAAAGCGGCAGGTCCCGGTATTTGGATCCGACATTCGGTCGAGCCATATCACTCAGCGCTTACAAGAAAATGGAGCGCAAATTTTTTGGCGTCAAGATGCCAGCAACCTGGATTTTTACCGACAAACCAGCGCCTCAACCGATGAAGCGGCAGTTTTGAGTTCAGCAAACGAGGAGGGGTCTGGCGGTTTACCGGCGATCGCACCGAAACCGGTCAGATTAGCCGCCAACGGCATTCCCTCCCCAGTTAATTTGCCGCAAGTGATTTGCTCAACGGCGATCGATGGAGCCAATAGCGAATATCAAGCCGCCTTAGACTTGGGTTGTCCCATCTTTCACCGCTCTGACTTACTGGCTGCTTTAATATCCGAATATCAAAGCATTGCCGTAGCCGGAACCCACGGGAAGACCACAACCAGTTCAATGCTGGCTTATGTCCTGTTAAAGGCCGGTTTGGACCCCACAATTGTGGTGGGGGGAGAAGTCAAAGCCTGGGAAGGCAACGCAAGGCTGGGAGAAGGACCCTATCTAGTGGCAGAAGCGGACGAATCCGATGGGTCCCTTGCCAAACTCTCGGCCAAAATTGGGGTGGTAACCAATATCGAACTGGACCATCCGGACCATTATCAGAGCTTGGATCAAGTCATCGAGATTTTTGACACCTTTAAAGAGCGCTGCACCGATTTAGTGGGATGTATTGATTGCCCAACCGTGCGCGATCGCCTTCAACCGAGCATCTCCTACAGCCTCAACCTCGATGCCGGTGCCGACTACACCGTAGACTGCATCGCCTATAGAGCCGACGGCACCACCGCCCGGGTTTGGGAACGAGGTCAAATTCTCGGTCAACTGTCCATTTCCTTACTCGGTGCCCATAACCTGAGTAACGCTCTAGCCGTTGTTGCCGTTGGACGCTTGGTCGGTTTAGACTTCGCCACCATTGCCCGGGAAATTGCTACATTTGAGGGCGCTTGCCGCAGGTTTGAGACCCGAGGCAAATACAATGACATCCAATTTGTCGATGACTATGCCCATCACCCCAGTGAAATTCGGGCCACCCTCCATGCCGCCAGTCTGCAAACCCAAGGATTGCGTTCTCGTGCCAGTCGCGTTGTCGCCGTATTTCAACCCCATCGGTACAGTCGCACTCGGGCCTTTTTAGCCGAGTTTGCTGAATCCTTTAGTGATGCTGATTTAGTGGTGGTGACGGATATTTATAGTGCCGGGGAAGCCAATGAATTTCAACTGAGCGGACAACAAGTCGCCGACGAGATCGCCGCTCATCATCCTCGGGTGCATTACAGTCCTTCTATGTCTGACGTGAGCGAGTTTCTTGGCAAAGCTTTGCTCCCGGGTGACCTCGCCATATTTCTGGGGGCTGGTAATTTGAATCAGATCATTCCGGAAGTCATGGCATTTCATCAACAGGTCGAGCAAACGGCTCTGGCAGAAGCACGCCATCGAGCTTAAGCGCCAGTAATTGTCTAGGGAACTCCGGGCGATCGCTCCTCGAAATACCCTGGATGATTTACGTTCACAAACAGTGGTCTATAGGGATTTAAGCACCTGGATTATCATGACTCTTTCCTCCGATATACGCATCCTCAGCCCCTCCGTGGTCAAGCAACCTGCCAAGAATCCACATCTGACGCCAGTTAATGGGGATCGCGAGCGATCCCAATCTATTTATTTAGCCGGAACTGCTTGTCAGATTAAGTCCAATGTTTCCTTATCAACATTTACCTCTTTTCGTGTTGGGGGTCCTGCTGAATGGTACGTTGCACCGAAACAAATAGAAGAGGTCCAAGCCTGTTTAGA containing:
- the nadD gene encoding nicotinate (nicotinamide) nucleotide adenylyltransferase: MQPQRIKKRAILGGTFDPIHWGHLGIAYGALAQAGLNQIIWVTDRHKRDPRQQTRIEFEHRQAMVQLAIAPEPAFCLGPPPPEDPKAGYAIVTGQTLQQHYPNSQWYWIIGADAFSTLPKWYRAAELVETFEWLVAPRSASPPPDNYPKETPLFIEISPLNLQEGQPKLNPTVGTNPSNLPENTALIKTQKICQQVAIAFKTRQIHLRCQILPTHPLPIASTLLRRHWNDSPTIRTWVPEPVQIYIQTHHLYQNPQHPLPPHSSSIPRL
- the murC gene encoding UDP-N-acetylmuramate--L-alanine ligase codes for the protein MHNSIDLSGKPFHFIGIGGIGMSALAYILAKRQVPVFGSDIRSSHITQRLQENGAQIFWRQDASNLDFYRQTSASTDEAAVLSSANEEGSGGLPAIAPKPVRLAANGIPSPVNLPQVICSTAIDGANSEYQAALDLGCPIFHRSDLLAALISEYQSIAVAGTHGKTTTSSMLAYVLLKAGLDPTIVVGGEVKAWEGNARLGEGPYLVAEADESDGSLAKLSAKIGVVTNIELDHPDHYQSLDQVIEIFDTFKERCTDLVGCIDCPTVRDRLQPSISYSLNLDAGADYTVDCIAYRADGTTARVWERGQILGQLSISLLGAHNLSNALAVVAVGRLVGLDFATIAREIATFEGACRRFETRGKYNDIQFVDDYAHHPSEIRATLHAASLQTQGLRSRASRVVAVFQPHRYSRTRAFLAEFAESFSDADLVVVTDIYSAGEANEFQLSGQQVADEIAAHHPRVHYSPSMSDVSEFLGKALLPGDLAIFLGAGNLNQIIPEVMAFHQQVEQTALAEARHRA